The proteins below come from a single Lates calcarifer isolate ASB-BC8 linkage group LG11, TLL_Latcal_v3, whole genome shotgun sequence genomic window:
- the map3k14a gene encoding mitogen-activated protein kinase kinase kinase 14 isoform X1, producing the protein MAVRQRIFNSTAPFSGSPQAELKGSCSAADQDTEEGEEEEKDSKMGFPHLNPFVNKLLTHGTAEQMDEMHFKTSTVIAQASCETQDSQEFIPSCCERSFVPIPNCFTSSLSSEHNNVACPTTASVQEPNGSSVQLKPRKKSRKKRKGKKRLEKKKKEKQRHRHRTPSGVPEQESGRSLVQVLDGTSLGGRSNLSDSCCSSIESSEEQDRGPPLYSRQIYNTCSSCSPLTWGDQVCGHLSSLHSFERDSDSDSLSNLRHCSLALAGLRCSVSQGDPCYAGPFFKDVERDAREEEYKLSVADSDPNEGIIFYNDKIQPVDCEYREGREFVLTDFIKEGSYGEVRTARDVNTGFRFAIKKIALKRFSSEEVGAWSALRSPRVVELFGVVREGPNVLLFMDHKSGSLGQLIAKRGRLPEDLSLHYHSQVLTGLEYLVKKKVVHLDIKAENVLLSEDGRDTFLCDFGHAERLDKQGQSLSGSNDLKGTETHMAPEIVKGESRGAKADVWSSCCMLLHMLNGCQPWTRYYKCRLYLKIANEPPPLREIPPDCSPLTAEALKAGLQKDPVKRASAAELKEKTDRALKEVGGLTSPVKGPYTEPLYIANEPPDSLQPINSSVDYEDEVEHEESVERAITAGRRAKELDDEEEEKEADSNESKRGSQCYPQMLISEPNHKRSNKETTVPELELRKLARDFYLSSLSQPQSVEMQEHLLSCLSSENWEQWDKKDSGRWSLSPGDDFSSGVFSYNSQPDVQVFSMDFLGHRQLPPPCCFEGVDVCIRDFSRRSIRIRETRRVKVGHIATGISDQISERVFTLETQQGQQIAHDEEVQESGLELCCVAAPDYSPAWRWRIRDGVLETR; encoded by the exons ATGGCGGTTAGGCAGAGGATTTTCAACTCAACAGCACCATTCTCCGGATCGCCCCAGGCTGAGCTGAAGGGGTCTTGCTCAGCCGCAGACCAGGACAcggaggagggggaagaggaggagaaggacagCAAGATGGGCTTCCCACACTTAAACCCCTTTGTTAATAAACTCTTGACCCATGGAACTGCAGAGCAAATGGATGAAATGCACTTTAAGACCTCAACAGTCATTGCTCAGGCTTCAT GTGAAACCCAGGACTCCCAAGAGTTTATCCCATCTTGTTGTGAACGATCCTTTGTTCCCATCCCCAACTGCTTCACCAG CAGTCTTTCCTCAGAGCACAACAACGTGGCATGCCCAACGACAGCTTCTGTCCAGGAGCCCAACGGCTCATCAGTGCAGCTCAAACCCAGGAAAAAGAGCAGGAAGAAGCGTAAGGGGAAGAAAAggctggagaagaagaagaaggagaagcagCGACACAGACATCGAACACCCTCTGGAGTCCCTGAACAGGAGAGTGGAAGATCTCTGGTTCAAGTCCTG GATGGGACATCTCTTGGAGGAAGAAGCAACCTCAGTGATTCTTGCTGTAGCAGCATTGAAAGCTCAGAGGAGCAGGACAGAGGGCCTCCCCTCTACAGCCGACAGATCTACAACACATGCTCCAGCTGCTCACCCCTGACCTGGGGGGACCAGGTCTGCGGCCACCTCTCCAGTCTCCACTCCTTCGAGCGGGACAGCGACTCAGACTCCCTCAGCAATTTGAGACACTGCTCGCTGGCCCTCGCTGGCCTCAGGTGTAGCGTCAGTCAGGGGGACCCGTGCTACGCAGGGCCCTTCTTCAAAGATGTGGAGAGGGATGCGAGAGAAGAGGAATACAAGCTCTCAGTAGCTGATTCTGACCCCAACGAGGGAATCATCTTTTACAATGAT AAAATTCAGCCTGTGGACTGCGAGTACAGGGAAGGGAGGGAGTTTGTCCTCACAGATTTTATCAAGGAAGGCTCCTACGGTGAAGTGCGCACCGCTCGAGATGTCAACACAGGCTTCAGATTTGCCATCAAAAAG ATCGCCCTGAAGAGGTTCAGCAGTGAGGAGGTGGGTGCGTGGAGTGCCCTCAGATCTCCTCGCGTGGTGGAACTCTTCGGAGTGGTCAGAGAGGGGCCTAATGTTCTACTCTTCATGGACCACAAATCTG GCTCTCTGGGCCAGTTGATAGCCAAGCGTGGCCGGCTGCCAGAGGATTTGAGCCTCCACTACCACTCGCAAGTCTTAACAGGGCTGGAGTACTTGGTAAAGAAAAAGGTGGTGCACCTAGATATAAAAG ctgaaaatgtgtTGCTGTCGGAGGACGGTAGAGACACCTTCCTGTGCGACTTCGGACACGCAGAGAGACTGGACAAACAGGGGCAGAGCCTCAGCGGGTCCAACG ATCTGAAGGGCACAGAGACCCACATGGCCCCTGAGATCGTTAAAGGGGAATCCCGCGGAGCCAAAGCAGAtgtgtggagcagctgctgcatgtTACTGCACATGCTGAACGGGTGTCAACCTTGGACAAGATACTACAAATGTAGACTTTACCTCAAG ATTGCTAATGAGCCTCCGCCTCTGAGAGAGATCCCACCTGACTGTAGTCCTCTCACTGCTGAAGCACTTAAGGCGGGACTTCAGAAGGATCCAGTCAAGagagcatcagcagcagagctcaaagaaaaaactgacagaGCTCTGAAAGAAG TGGGAGGCCTCACCAGCCCAGTGAAGGGACCCTACACTGAGCCCCTGTACATAGCCAATGAACCTCCAGACTCCCTGCAGCCCATCAACAGCAGCGTTGACTATGAAGACGAGGTGGAACATGAAGAGTCTGTGGAGAGGGCGATCACAGCAGGGAGGAGGGCAAAGGAGctggatgatgaggaggaagagaaggaggctGACAGTAATGAGTCAAAGCGAGGCTCGCAGTGCTATCCACAGATGCTGATCTCTGAGCCAAACCACAAGAGGAGCAACAAGGAGACCACTGTGCCCGAACTTGAGCTACGTAAACTGGCGCGAG ATTTCTACCTGAGCAGTCTGTCTCAGCCTCAGTCTGTTGAGATGCAGGAGCATCTCTTGTCCTGCCTCAGCAGTGAAAATTGGGAACAATGGGACAAAAAG GACTCTGGCCGCTGGTCCCTGAGCCCAGGAGACGACTTCAGCTCTGGCGTCTTCTCCTACAACAGTCAGCCCGATGTGCAGGTCTTCAGTATGGATTTCCTGGGTCACAGGCAGCTACCACCACCCTGCTGTTTTGAAG GGGTGGACGTCTGCATCAGAGACTTCAGCAGGAGGAGCATCCGGATCAGGGAGACACGCCGGGTGAAGGTGGGCCACATCGCGACCGGAATCAGTGATCAG ATCTCTGAGAGAGTTTTCACTCTAGAGACACAGCAAGGCCAGCAGATCGCTCACGATGAGGAGGTGCAGGAGTCCGGTCTGGAGCTCTGCTGTGTTGCCGCCCCAGACTACAGTCCTGCCTGGAGGTGGAGGATCAGAGATGGAGTGCTGGAGACGAGATAG
- the map3k14a gene encoding mitogen-activated protein kinase kinase kinase 14 isoform X2, whose amino-acid sequence MAVRQRIFNSTAPFSGSPQAELKGSCSAADQDTEEGEEEEKDSKMGFPHLNPFVNKLLTHGTAEQMDEMHFKTSTVIAQASCETQDSQEFIPSCCERSFVPIPNCFTSLSSEHNNVACPTTASVQEPNGSSVQLKPRKKSRKKRKGKKRLEKKKKEKQRHRHRTPSGVPEQESGRSLVQVLDGTSLGGRSNLSDSCCSSIESSEEQDRGPPLYSRQIYNTCSSCSPLTWGDQVCGHLSSLHSFERDSDSDSLSNLRHCSLALAGLRCSVSQGDPCYAGPFFKDVERDAREEEYKLSVADSDPNEGIIFYNDKIQPVDCEYREGREFVLTDFIKEGSYGEVRTARDVNTGFRFAIKKIALKRFSSEEVGAWSALRSPRVVELFGVVREGPNVLLFMDHKSGSLGQLIAKRGRLPEDLSLHYHSQVLTGLEYLVKKKVVHLDIKAENVLLSEDGRDTFLCDFGHAERLDKQGQSLSGSNDLKGTETHMAPEIVKGESRGAKADVWSSCCMLLHMLNGCQPWTRYYKCRLYLKIANEPPPLREIPPDCSPLTAEALKAGLQKDPVKRASAAELKEKTDRALKEVGGLTSPVKGPYTEPLYIANEPPDSLQPINSSVDYEDEVEHEESVERAITAGRRAKELDDEEEEKEADSNESKRGSQCYPQMLISEPNHKRSNKETTVPELELRKLARDFYLSSLSQPQSVEMQEHLLSCLSSENWEQWDKKDSGRWSLSPGDDFSSGVFSYNSQPDVQVFSMDFLGHRQLPPPCCFEGVDVCIRDFSRRSIRIRETRRVKVGHIATGISDQISERVFTLETQQGQQIAHDEEVQESGLELCCVAAPDYSPAWRWRIRDGVLETR is encoded by the exons ATGGCGGTTAGGCAGAGGATTTTCAACTCAACAGCACCATTCTCCGGATCGCCCCAGGCTGAGCTGAAGGGGTCTTGCTCAGCCGCAGACCAGGACAcggaggagggggaagaggaggagaaggacagCAAGATGGGCTTCCCACACTTAAACCCCTTTGTTAATAAACTCTTGACCCATGGAACTGCAGAGCAAATGGATGAAATGCACTTTAAGACCTCAACAGTCATTGCTCAGGCTTCAT GTGAAACCCAGGACTCCCAAGAGTTTATCCCATCTTGTTGTGAACGATCCTTTGTTCCCATCCCCAACTGCTTCACCAG TCTTTCCTCAGAGCACAACAACGTGGCATGCCCAACGACAGCTTCTGTCCAGGAGCCCAACGGCTCATCAGTGCAGCTCAAACCCAGGAAAAAGAGCAGGAAGAAGCGTAAGGGGAAGAAAAggctggagaagaagaagaaggagaagcagCGACACAGACATCGAACACCCTCTGGAGTCCCTGAACAGGAGAGTGGAAGATCTCTGGTTCAAGTCCTG GATGGGACATCTCTTGGAGGAAGAAGCAACCTCAGTGATTCTTGCTGTAGCAGCATTGAAAGCTCAGAGGAGCAGGACAGAGGGCCTCCCCTCTACAGCCGACAGATCTACAACACATGCTCCAGCTGCTCACCCCTGACCTGGGGGGACCAGGTCTGCGGCCACCTCTCCAGTCTCCACTCCTTCGAGCGGGACAGCGACTCAGACTCCCTCAGCAATTTGAGACACTGCTCGCTGGCCCTCGCTGGCCTCAGGTGTAGCGTCAGTCAGGGGGACCCGTGCTACGCAGGGCCCTTCTTCAAAGATGTGGAGAGGGATGCGAGAGAAGAGGAATACAAGCTCTCAGTAGCTGATTCTGACCCCAACGAGGGAATCATCTTTTACAATGAT AAAATTCAGCCTGTGGACTGCGAGTACAGGGAAGGGAGGGAGTTTGTCCTCACAGATTTTATCAAGGAAGGCTCCTACGGTGAAGTGCGCACCGCTCGAGATGTCAACACAGGCTTCAGATTTGCCATCAAAAAG ATCGCCCTGAAGAGGTTCAGCAGTGAGGAGGTGGGTGCGTGGAGTGCCCTCAGATCTCCTCGCGTGGTGGAACTCTTCGGAGTGGTCAGAGAGGGGCCTAATGTTCTACTCTTCATGGACCACAAATCTG GCTCTCTGGGCCAGTTGATAGCCAAGCGTGGCCGGCTGCCAGAGGATTTGAGCCTCCACTACCACTCGCAAGTCTTAACAGGGCTGGAGTACTTGGTAAAGAAAAAGGTGGTGCACCTAGATATAAAAG ctgaaaatgtgtTGCTGTCGGAGGACGGTAGAGACACCTTCCTGTGCGACTTCGGACACGCAGAGAGACTGGACAAACAGGGGCAGAGCCTCAGCGGGTCCAACG ATCTGAAGGGCACAGAGACCCACATGGCCCCTGAGATCGTTAAAGGGGAATCCCGCGGAGCCAAAGCAGAtgtgtggagcagctgctgcatgtTACTGCACATGCTGAACGGGTGTCAACCTTGGACAAGATACTACAAATGTAGACTTTACCTCAAG ATTGCTAATGAGCCTCCGCCTCTGAGAGAGATCCCACCTGACTGTAGTCCTCTCACTGCTGAAGCACTTAAGGCGGGACTTCAGAAGGATCCAGTCAAGagagcatcagcagcagagctcaaagaaaaaactgacagaGCTCTGAAAGAAG TGGGAGGCCTCACCAGCCCAGTGAAGGGACCCTACACTGAGCCCCTGTACATAGCCAATGAACCTCCAGACTCCCTGCAGCCCATCAACAGCAGCGTTGACTATGAAGACGAGGTGGAACATGAAGAGTCTGTGGAGAGGGCGATCACAGCAGGGAGGAGGGCAAAGGAGctggatgatgaggaggaagagaaggaggctGACAGTAATGAGTCAAAGCGAGGCTCGCAGTGCTATCCACAGATGCTGATCTCTGAGCCAAACCACAAGAGGAGCAACAAGGAGACCACTGTGCCCGAACTTGAGCTACGTAAACTGGCGCGAG ATTTCTACCTGAGCAGTCTGTCTCAGCCTCAGTCTGTTGAGATGCAGGAGCATCTCTTGTCCTGCCTCAGCAGTGAAAATTGGGAACAATGGGACAAAAAG GACTCTGGCCGCTGGTCCCTGAGCCCAGGAGACGACTTCAGCTCTGGCGTCTTCTCCTACAACAGTCAGCCCGATGTGCAGGTCTTCAGTATGGATTTCCTGGGTCACAGGCAGCTACCACCACCCTGCTGTTTTGAAG GGGTGGACGTCTGCATCAGAGACTTCAGCAGGAGGAGCATCCGGATCAGGGAGACACGCCGGGTGAAGGTGGGCCACATCGCGACCGGAATCAGTGATCAG ATCTCTGAGAGAGTTTTCACTCTAGAGACACAGCAAGGCCAGCAGATCGCTCACGATGAGGAGGTGCAGGAGTCCGGTCTGGAGCTCTGCTGTGTTGCCGCCCCAGACTACAGTCCTGCCTGGAGGTGGAGGATCAGAGATGGAGTGCTGGAGACGAGATAG
- the LOC108900795 gene encoding apoptosis regulator BAX, translated as MASHPGGGDQGNTKDQILEVGAVLLKDFIYQRVQRHGDSNTVVTRAQLGGGELRDPNHKKLAQCLQQIGDELDGNVELQRMINDSSLSPTKDMFLRVAVEIFSDGKFNWGRVVALFYFACRLVIKALLTQVPDIIRTIISWTMDYLREHVINWIREQGGWEGIRSYFGTPTWQTVGVFLAGVLTTVLVIRKM; from the exons ATGGCATCTCACCCGGGAGGAGGCGACCAAG GAAATACCAAAGATCAGATACTGGAAGTCGGAGCCGTTTTGTTAAAGGA TTTCATCTATCAGCGGGTTCAGCGCCATGGAGACAGCAATACTGTAGTGACCAGGGCACAGCTGGGTGGAGGAGAGCTGCGTGATCCAAACCACAAGAAGCTCGCTCAGTGTCTACAGCAGATTGGAGATGAGCTGGATGGCAATGTTGAGCTCCAGAG GATGATAAATGACTCTTCACTCAGTCCCACAAAAGACATGTTCCTGAGAGTTGCCGTTGAGATCTTTTCAGATGGAAAATTCAATTGGGGCAGGGTGGTTGCACTGTTCTACTTTGCCTGCAGACTTGTCATCAAA GCTCTTCTGACCCAAGTTCCTGATATTATCAGAACCATCATCAGCTGGACCATGGACTACCTCCGGGAACATGTGATCAACTGGATCAGGGAGCAAGGTGGCTGG GAGGGCATTCGTTCCTACTTCGGCACCCCTACCTGGCAGACGGTGGGGGTTTTCTTGGCTGGTGTTCTCACCACTGTTCTAGTCATTCGCAAGATGTGA
- the rps11 gene encoding 40S ribosomal protein S11 gives MADAQTERAYQKQPTIFQNKKRVLVADGGKEVKEKLPRYHKSVGLGFKTPREAIEGTYIDKKCPFTGNVSIRGRILSGVVTKMKMQRTIVIRRDYLHYIRKYNRFEKRHKNLSVHLSPCFRDVTVGDIVTVGECRPLSKTVRFNVLKVTKAAGAKKQFQKF, from the exons ATGGCGGATGCACAA ACCGAGAGGGCTTATCAGAAACAGCCCACCATCTTCCAGAACAAGAAGCGTGTTCTGGTCGCTGATGGTGGCAAGGAGGTCAAGGAGAAGCTCCCCCGTTACCACAAGAGTGTCGGGCTGGGCTTCAAAACCCCAAGAGAG GCTATTGAAGGCACTTACATTGACAAGAAATGCCCCTTCACTGGAAATGTCTCCATCCGTGGCCGTATCCTCTCTG GTGTGGTGACCAAAATGAAGATGCAGAGGACCATCGTTATCAGACGTGACTACCTGCATTACATCCGCAAGTACAACCGCTTTGAGAAGAGGCACAAGAacctctctgtccatctgtcaccTTGCTTCAG agaCGTCACAGTTGGAGACATTGTGACTGTTGGAGAGTGCCGACCGCTCAGCAAGACCGTGAGGTTCAACGTCCTCAAAGTGACAAAGGCTGCTGGAGCCAAGAAGCAGTTCCAGAAGTTTTAG